The Cydia pomonella isolate Wapato2018A chromosome 22, ilCydPomo1, whole genome shotgun sequence genomic interval tctgaccttgacattttatatggGAGGGTAAATTCTTTTtcatgatttcggggttggtcctataggtatgagcaaattttactatagtaaaagttgctcagtatgacctatatattcactccgtaaattattacaggtgactaaataaacaccctgtatgtataatgtgacatctatataattccattaaataataataagaatcaagGGTCAAACTCAGAAGGCTCCTcactctgcggccctgaccaccggcatcttgggccctgccccgctgctggcggcaccctaggttaggtttttattatgtgtttatatgtgtattgtattgttttactCATATTACAAGAAAACCTAAACTCACACCTAAAATGAATAAAAGAGATACTAATCCAGctctatatacgtcccactgctgggcacaggcatCCTTTCATAGGCGAAAGAGAGGGCTATAgtcccacgctggcccaatgtggtttggggacttcacatacaacTCTGAATATCTTCACGAATATCTGCAGGTTTCtttacgatgtttttcttcaccgaaaagctagtggtaaataacaaatgatactccgtacataaattccgaaaaactcatttgccagggtttgaatccgcgacctccggatagaAAGTCGGACTTCAGAtctactcggccaccaccgcctGCACTGTGTtgcagtttataaaataaaatacagataaaaaataaagatactcACTGGATCTCGTCGTAGTCACCCACATCTGCAGGTGGGATCACAAATTCATCTTCGCACATGCTCTCATGGACGCAAATACCTTCACGTCCGTCAGGTTTCTTGCACGATATATTAGTTTCTGTTGAGATCGATGAAAAATgcgtttattattgttttgtactCGTCGACTGTATTGGTTGAATtcagatttcgtataccaaactataattgcttacttttcatttatgggctcccaactcaactataatatttatacgcTGTACTATAAAGAATTTGatcaatcacgtgccgccgcgctcccatagaaaagacaaaCGGGCAACTATTGCATGAGCATATTCATTcaacgcgcgtttatgtcttctgtactacatttttgtctactgagataccaatttttgttaattatttaggttttatagtaaaaaaaagtattattttagataactcgtagaaaagtattgtaaacaatagtgatataatcaagcttttcaatctcttacCTTACTAAGACAActaagcaagcttcgttgcttaaacacggtactcgactgaaaggCTCTCTATTAATatgacgattgtataaaatactaattaattgCTCACGAGTCCGTTGAAATCGATAAATTTGGACCATACCTGTGATCTTTTGGATTATAGTCGCGTGTTTTTACAGTACCAACTTTTATCACAGGACGTAAAAAACTTACGGCTGGAAAGAGTGAGATCAATATCGTCTTCGTCAACCCAAGCGGCTTGCGCCAGCGCCATGAACACACTCAGCGCGACTAGCAGACGCCGATTCATGTCTGGAATTATAAAATTCATAATCAGCAATATTCCAGTCCATTGACAACATACCAGTGGCCAGTATCACTTTaaaaggttttccttttttagggttccgtacatcgaaaggaaaaaaacggaacccttataggatcactttgttgtccatccgtccgtctgtctgtctgtcaagaccctttttgtCAGGAACGCGTgaaggtatcaagctggaatttatattaaatactcaGGTCTGCTATctcttggagctgtgaaaaaaatcaaacttatcAAAAGcaaacgcaatcaaaagatacagccgtttatgccgcaaattttcgacacaagggaatcaaaacctacagggtacttcccgtgaactcagaatcttgaaatttgttACGAatcaacgtcttatagcacagataaaggaaaaatagcgaaaaccgtaaatttttagtaacatcatgtaataaaaatatttttaataattgatataattcgattgtcgtgatgggtgaacttttacttatatacctataacCTATAATCCGTACGAATTAACTGTGCACTCAGCTGGAATGCGACCCCTCTCCCGGCGCCCCGCATTCGCCGCAAGCGCTCAGTAGCGATAGCATCTTTGTTGCCAGCGTCTCGTTTTAATCGTCTAAATACggtttaaatactttaaatctCCTGTTGTTATTACTACCTACTACCTATACTTAGCGCGAGGTGCACAGTTAATTCGTACGGGTtgtacaggtttgtacggaaccctcggtgtgcgagtccgactcgcacttgaccggtttattttttagttaGCCCGTTATAGTCTCCCGCTGCTGGGCGAAGGCCTCTCCCAGTGATCAGCTCCCATTGTTGGGCTATTTCTGgccagttactgatgaaggtgTCTAAGTCGCCCCGCCATTCAAGTCTGGGCCCGCCACGTCCGCgcttaagacgaaagtagaggccccgtgcgaaatcgctttttcatacaagcgtagtcctcatttttccCTCTTTgtgttttattgaaaatatttgacacaatttgttgtatatcaacaatAACCTtccccctacgtttgattttttttagattttttatttattataagagctaggagcatttaaaaaaatattaaatctgTTTTTCGATTCTTATATAGTTAAGTGCTCCACTTTTGGCCATATTATGAGGTATACAAACTCTTGgttttcaataaagtttttatcgtATTGCAGAATCTGTTTATCGGTAAAGTTTGTATCGATTCTGGTAACAGCCATGCTCAAAAtgatttttacagtacatatggggatactttatagcactagtgcgagaagtagcatattacgttactgtgtcgaacatttaaagggccatatgtactgtaaaacgttgtacgatacatgtgcgaataggtaattcgcaactcgtgtcgatttaaaacactcccttcggtcgtgttttaatttatcgccactcgtttcgaatttcctatttttcgcacatgtatcgtaatgtactattgtaagaAGTGCGCAACATGCACGTGGATTTAAAGTGTATCTCTTTGCCGGAATGTACGTGCCGAGATGGGTTGTTTTTTTAAAAAACGATTGCCATATTTTTAACGAACATTAGGAACTCCAGTATGTACAAACAGGACTGCCAATATGCCATTTATTAGCAAGAATCAAGGAAAATACTTCCAAGAATTACACATTAGCGTATTGGTAGGTATAATTTGATCTTACTCacctgtttatttatatttaagtctTATAACAATCTGTACTGACACTCTTATAGAAACTACTTCAAAACTTTAACAAGAAGCTCAATTAAAGATGAAATCTGTTATACCAAAACTCTCCAATCTTTTTTAAAGTCACGTTTTCAAACTTTATCGCAAATACTTTAGCATATCTAAAGTCTTCTCTGATGTGAATCATGATTCACATTGCTAAACCAGTTTCGTTTTGTTGTTGGCATTTTACTTGACGATAAGAAACTAAGTCTTATTACCAGCGTAACTTACTTCATATCCGTATAGCTGATATTACTTTTAAGATACTTTTATTCTAGGCTCTAATATTGCCGTAAATATAAAGGCTAATACGAACGTACGTTTTGATgtcaattatgtattttattactattcGCCCTTGTGTCTCGCTTAATACATATACGGACAGATCAAGTAAAATGCAAGCGCGAAtcataacaaaatgacataGTTTTGAAATCAACTGCAAGCtcgaattaaaaagttattaaaatgcacttattGAAATCAAACGAGACaagctacttatactaagaatcctacaatgtgtttttttttaaattagatataAGACattaacgaccggtttggcctagtggccctgcctacgaagctgatggtcccgggttcaaatcctggtaagggcatttattcgtgtgatgagcatggatatttgttcctgagtcatgggtgttttctatgtatttaagtatttataaatatttatatattatatatatcgttgtctaagtaccctcaacacaagccttattgagcttactatgggacttagtcaatttgtgtaataatgtcctataatatttatttatttatttattaatatatgtattgttctctgaactccccatcggcacacaaacctcctcaaggttttgcctactatgggtcttgtattaaattctagactgtaaattgtttgtttattcaataaataaaaataaaaaaattggcctcATAGCCTCCGCATACTTATTTGCGTTGCACTGCAGGAAATCTGAGCCAGACCCAGCTAGTATCAGAAACATTCGCACATG includes:
- the LOC133530133 gene encoding uncharacterized protein LOC133530133; the protein is MNRRLLVALSVFMALAQAAWVDEDDIDLTLSSQTNISCKKPDGREGICVHESMCEDEFVIPPADVGDYDEIHISRCPGLWDWCCLSSKLASTETTTDINLPTTGKN